CAGAATCCCCCCGCCATGGTTATAAAATATCCCAGAACCTCGTCGATAACGACGGGCGGCGGATCTTTAACCTTGAGCAGCTTTTCCGCTCTGGAGGAATAATACACTCCTGCGGTAAAAACAAACAGGCAGATTATTATATATTCGTACGGGTTTAGCAGTCTCATTAATAAGACATATACAATAAAGCCTGCAATAGAACCGGCCGTTCCCGGCGCGTAAGGGAATAAGCCGACATAAAAAAATGTTGAAATAAATAACGATAAATTAAATTTCTTCATAGAAATTATGCCGACTGAAATTTATATCTTCTCACCTTTATATTTAAAAGTATCGCGACCGCCGACATATCTACGATAATGGATGTTCCGCCGTAACTAAAAAACGGCAGCGGAACACCGACAACCGGCAGTAAACCAATCGTCATGTAAATATTTATTATCGTATGAAGCACAAGTATGCTGAGCGCTCCGGCCCCAAGCAAAAATCCCTGTATTTTTTTTGTCTGATATACGATTTTAAATCCCCTTATTATGAGTATAAAATATAAAACGATAAGAACTAATCCTCCGATAAAACCAAACTGCTGAGAAAATGTGGAAAATATAAAGTCGGTATGCTTTGCGGGTAAAAAATTTAAAGTGCTCTGAGAACCATTGCCGAATCCGTTCCCAAAAAGCTTCCCCGCTCCGACCGCAACCTCCGATTGTATTATATTGTAGCCGGCTCCCAAATAATCTTTAGCGGGATGTAAAAAAATCAGTATCCTGCTTTTTTGGTACGACTTTAGATGAAACCATAAAACAGGTCCTAAAAATAGCGCTATGCCGGTTAAAATTAAAATAGCGCTTCTTTTAATACCTGCAAGATAAATTATGATAATACCGACAAAAAAAACTATTAACGCCGTCCCCAAATCGGGCTCTTTAGCAATTAACAGCGCCGGCAAAAGGATTATAATAAACGGAATTATTAATTCCTTAACGGAATAACAATTTCTGTTTTCATAAGAGGTTAAATATTTAACAAGAGCGAATACCAATCCAATTTTCATAAATTCGGACGGCTGAAACGAAAGCATGCCGAGAGAAATCCAGCGGGAAGCGCCGTGGGTAATTCTGCCCTTTAGCAGCACGGCTATTATTAATATGAATATAAATCCGTAAATATAATAGGCAATTTCTATAAGGGTGTTATAATCTATTGATATAATTGCAAACATCAGGAAATAGGCTATCATAAGCCAGATAATCTGCTTAATCACATAAGGGTCAAAAAAGTCTTTATGGTTTACGCTTAACGACCCGTAAAGATTTATAATGCCTATAAAAGAGATTATAATAACGGTAAAAAATATTACAAAATCAAAATTTTTTGCGTATTCGTTGTCTAATAATTTCATAAATTTCCTCCCCCGCCACCTCCCATAAAAGGGAGGGGAAATAAGGAATTAAAAACTTGTATAGATAAAGCTCGGCACTTTGCTTTTACTCTTAACCTTGCCGTTAACTTTTTTACGGACGGGCGGCTTCCATAAGCCTTTTTGTTCCAGATATTTTTCGACTATTTTTTTAGCTATGACCGCCGCATTTGCGCCGAGAAAATTTGCATGCATATCTAAAACGACGACGGCTATTTTTGGATTTTTAAGCGGGGCAAACCCGACAAACCATGCATTATCCCTGTATTTTCTAGGTATCTTTTTAATGTCGTAAATCGAATAAGTTTTCGATATAATCTGCGCCGTTCCCGTTTTTCCGCAAAAAGTTATACCGTCGATCCTGCCGTTTACCGCGGTTCCGTAGTCTTTGTTCACGACATCGCAAAGCCCCTTTTTTACCGCCGATAAATAACTTTTTTTAATATCTATATGTTTGATAAGCTTCGGCTTCATCTCCTTTAAAATCCTGCCGTTCTGCGAGACGATTTTTTTTAATAAATAAGGCCTGTACATATTTCCGCCGTTGGCGATAGAGCTATACGCCGTCACAAGCTGAATCGGGGTAACAATATCGTAGCTTTGCCCAATAATTGCCGAAAGGGTGGAACCTTTATACCAGTGCCTGTGATATATTTTATAAACAAGCTGCCTCGTCGGTATAAAACCTGGGTTTTCATCGGGCAGGTCTATTCCCGTCTTTCTTCCAAAACCAAACTTAAACGCATAATTTGCCAGTTTATTCACGCTTATTTTTACCCCTATAGAATAGAAATAAGTATCGACGGACTCCGCAATTGCCCTGTAGAGATTTATTTTAGATTTCTGGTTGGGATTCCAGTTGTAAAAAACGGCATTGCCTAATTTAAAAGTAGAACCGGAATAAATTTTTTCTTTCGGCGTTATTAAATGCAAAGAAAGAGCAGCTAAAGCGCCTATCACTTTAAAAGTGGAACCTGGGGCAAGCGCATTTTGAATAGCTTTGTTTTCCAAAGGATGCTGGTCGTTTTTTATAATTTTATCCCAGCGTTTTTGGCTAATCCCTTCGGAAAAATAAAACGGATTAAAAGAAGGTGTGGAAACCATGGCAAGTATTTTTCCGTTGTTTGGATTTATGGCAATTACCGCCCCTTCCCTTTTTTTCATAAGTTTATACGCAAGCCTTTCGAGCGGCAAATCAAGAGTCGTATATAAATTTGCCCCCATGACAGGCTTTTTGATAATAATTTTGCCGATAGGCTCGCCATGGGAATTTACGACAACCCGTTTTTCCCCGTCCTTGCCATGCAAATATTTTTGGTAATAATATTCAAGTCCCGTTTCACCGACAATATCGGAAGAATTAAGATAATCGTATTTTTTTTCTTTAAGCTGCGAAGACGAAACGGGGCCGACATATCCGAAAATTTGGGCTCCGATTTTCTTATAAGGGTAGTGCCTTATCGGAATTTTTGCAATAAAAAAACCGGGTAAAAACAGCTTATTTACTTCAAACTTCGATAACTCCTTAACGGAAATATTGCGCATAAGAATAATCGGTTCATAAGAGGGTAAAAACTCCTCTTTTTTAACCGTCTTTAAAAACTTATTATAATTTTGATGCATTAACCTTGCTAAAAATATTAATTCCGCCTTTAAATTTTCTATATGCGCAAGGGTAATTGCAATGTTAAACGAGGATTCGTTATCTACTAAAATTTTACCTTTGCTTGAAAGTATATTGCCCCTTGGAGCCGTAAGATATATAATTCTGGTGGCATTATTCTTTGCCAGCTTATAATAATAACCGCCCCTAATTATCTGCAAATAAAATAATCTGGCAATTAAAATAAAAATTAAAACGGTAAATATGATGGCTAATAAATTAATCCTGTTTTTTTGCCCTTTTAATATTCCGTTTTCATTATATAATGACGACATATTGCACTTATCCGCATAAAATTTTTGACAGTTTATCGTGGATTAGGCCGTTAGACGCCAGTATCCTGCGGTTATAAATATTAAGCGGTTTTTGGCAGAAATCGCTTATGATGCCGCCAGCTTCCTTAACCATTAAGCTTCCTGAAGCCATATCCCACGGATTTAAATTGAGTTCCCAATATCCGTCGAGAAAACCCGCTGCGGTATAACATAAATCGAGAACGGCGGACCCCAGCCTTCTAATGCCTCTGACGCTGATAGAAATATCCCTGAAATGATCGAAATTATTATCAGGATTCGTCTTTTTATCGTAAGGAAACCCCGTCGATAAAAGGCTTTTTTCGAAACAATCGTTTTTTGAAACATTTACTTTTTTTCCGTTGAAATATGCCCCCTGCCCGCTCAAAGCATAAAAAAGTTCATTTAAAACAGGATTATAAGCACATCCCAGTACAACTTCCGAATCTACTTCAAGCGCAATGGAAAAACAAAAAATTGGAACCCCGTGGGCGTAATTGGTGGTCCCGTCTAAGGGGTCTATAATCCATTTAAATTTTGTTTCGTTTGAAATAAGAGTGTTTTCTTCTTCCGCCAGAATAGAATGATGCGGAAATGCTTTTTTAATGCCGCCGACGGCTAAATGCTGCGAGGCGATGTCAACCTCCGTAACAATATCCACGGGTCCCTTATATTTAATGGAATGTGTTTTCCTGAAGGATTTAGATATAATTTTGCCGCAATCTTTTGCAAGGGATACCGCAAAATCCAAAAATTTTTCCATATCCATTGAATCATGGCCGGGTCTTAACATTGAGCGCAGAGCGAACCTCGTTTGACGTTTCCCGTTTTTAATATAGGCGCTATATTGTGTAGCCTTCCAGGTCTATCGCGACATATTTAAAACCGGTATGCTTAATATCTTTTATCAGGCTGCCTATTGAACCTGAATTAACAAGTAACGCCGCATGTTCCTTAGGTAATTCTATTTTAGCAAGTTTACCGTAATGACGAACTTTAGCCTCTTTAAAACCATTTTCCGCTAAAATCTCTTCCGATGCGGCAATCATCTTAATTTTATCATGCGTTATTATGTTTCCAAACGGTATTCTTGTCGCAAGACAGGTCGTTTGAGGTTTATCCCATATATCTATGCCAAAAAATTTTGACGCCTGCCTTATATCCGACTTGCAAAAATAGGCCTCTTTTAGGGGGGACAAAATATCGAATTCCTTTTCGGCAAGCATGTCCGGTCTGTCGTTTACTCTCAAAGCATCGTCTGCATTGGTTCCAACCGCCGCGCCGTATGTTTTTGGGATATAAGCAGTTATCGTTTTAAACAGCGAGATTTTGCAAAAATAACACCTCATCCTGTCATTTTTAATATAAGATTCCTCTAAAAATTCTGAAGTTCTTACGACTATATGTTTTATTTCAAGTTCCTTAGCCCTTTCTTTGCAAAAACTAAGCTCTTTTTCAGGAATGGCAAAAGAATTTCCAGTAATAGCGATAACATTTTTATTGCCGAGAACCTTTTTTGACATAAATAATAAAAATGTAGAATCGATTCCGCCGCTAAACGCAACGGCAATCTTTCCCGTATTTTCTATTAACTTTTCGAGATTGTTTATCTTATCTTTTAAGATATTCTCCATCTTAGAAATTAAAGGCGGCAAGCGCTTTTTTATTTATCTTGATGCTTGTTTTCGATTCAAGATAGTTTACATAATTATATAAAAATTCCTGTTCCTTTTGAAGCGCGTATGCCTCCTTTTGCTTTAACATTGCATTCTTTTTATTTTTACCGCTATTTACGGCCACATACTTCGGAAAATAAACCTTCGATACCTTAATTACGGCAAACCCGGATTTCACGGGAAAAACCCTGCTTATCACGACATTAACGGGGGTTGAAAAGACAGCCTTCGATATATCCTCGTTTAACCCATACTTTTTAAAATAACTTGATTTGACAAGGTCAATTTCGGAATATAACGGGGCAGATTTTACGGTTCCTTTAAATTCTTTTGTCAGCCCTTTAAAATTATTGTTAGATAGAATAGACCTTTGAAGAAAACTATTTGCGTCCTTTTGAGATTTAAAAATCGCAATTTCGAAAGCAACGGATTTATTGTCGATACTGTAATTGTCAAAAAACTGTCCATCAGCCATACTGAAAGATTCTCCTATTATTCTTCTGATGTAAGACCTTGCTATTTCGGATTTATAAGTCTTTTCGAAAGCGGACGGCGTGGTGTGGTTTGCCAGCAAAACGGAATTGAATAGTTTATTGCTAAACTCCCCGTTTTTTTGAAATGCGGAAAATAAGGCGATATTTCTTGCTATAAAACCTTTAGAGACATAAATTCCAAATGTATCTGTTCTGGATTCAAGAACTTTATCCGCGATTAACGAAGATAGCGCCTCTCCCGATAAATTTAGTTCTTTTAATTGTTTTTGGCTTAATTTATTGCCGTATAACCGTTCATATTCATTTTCAAGCGATACGTAATACCTGTTAAATTCATCCATAGAGATTCCTTTGCCGTTGACGGTGGCGACATCCGAGGGCGAAACTCCTCCGCCGGTCCCGATAATGTAAGGAAGAAAACTAAAACCCACGACAAACAACACCCCTACAAGGATTGTAATAACCTTGCCTAAGGCAGAGGCATAAAATTTTCTTAAAAAATCCAGCATAATGGTTTAAAACCCCTCAAAGAATTTTATCTATTTCCCAAATCCCGATTTAGGATTTTATATTCTGGATTCCCGCTTTCGCGGGAATGACAATGCAGTGATTTATAATTTCACCCGTTGGGTGTCATTCCTGCGAAAGCAGGAATCCAGTGTTATTTAGCATTAAAACTTATAAATATTTTCTAAATCTGGATTTGGGTATTTTTTCGTCCCCATACAGTTTTATTTTATATGGCAATACAATTTTATGCAAATAAAAAATGAGACATGCTTAAAATCTAATCGATGCTAATCAAAAATTATTTTATTTCTTTTTAAAAAAATTTTATAACCTATCTTTTTAAAGACTAAAAATATCAACGGAGAAATTAGTGAAGTAGTTATGGATGCGGGAAGGCTGTATAAAAGAAAAAAATTCAGGTAATTAAAATGAATGCCGATGGAGTAAAAAACTATTAAAAAGAGAATAAGGTAGTAAATTATGGATGAAAAAAAGGTAATTAAAATCTCGTTCATAGAATTTTCCGTCGAAACTTTCCGCCATAGAACATAAGAAACGCTGTAAGAGACGACGCCGGCAAGCGAGAAAACCGCCGGATTCAAAGCGGTCATAGAACCGTAAATATAAAATAACAGA
This is a stretch of genomic DNA from Candidatus Acidulodesulfobacterium ferriphilum. It encodes these proteins:
- a CDS encoding inositol monophosphatase is translated as MDMEKFLDFAVSLAKDCGKIISKSFRKTHSIKYKGPVDIVTEVDIASQHLAVGGIKKAFPHHSILAEEENTLISNETKFKWIIDPLDGTTNYAHGVPIFCFSIALEVDSEVVLGCAYNPVLNELFYALSGQGAYFNGKKVNVSKNDCFEKSLLSTGFPYDKKTNPDNNFDHFRDISISVRGIRRLGSAVLDLCYTAAGFLDGYWELNLNPWDMASGSLMVKEAGGIISDFCQKPLNIYNRRILASNGLIHDKLSKILCG
- the rodA gene encoding rod shape-determining protein RodA; this translates as MKLLDNEYAKNFDFVIFFTVIIISFIGIINLYGSLSVNHKDFFDPYVIKQIIWLMIAYFLMFAIISIDYNTLIEIAYYIYGFIFILIIAVLLKGRITHGASRWISLGMLSFQPSEFMKIGLVFALVKYLTSYENRNCYSVKELIIPFIIILLPALLIAKEPDLGTALIVFFVGIIIIYLAGIKRSAILILTGIALFLGPVLWFHLKSYQKSRILIFLHPAKDYLGAGYNIIQSEVAVGAGKLFGNGFGNGSQSTLNFLPAKHTDFIFSTFSQQFGFIGGLVLIVLYFILIIRGFKIVYQTKKIQGFLLGAGALSILVLHTIINIYMTIGLLPVVGVPLPFFSYGGTSIIVDMSAVAILLNIKVRRYKFQSA
- the mrdA gene encoding penicillin-binding protein 2, whose translation is MSSLYNENGILKGQKNRINLLAIIFTVLIFILIARLFYLQIIRGGYYYKLAKNNATRIIYLTAPRGNILSSKGKILVDNESSFNIAITLAHIENLKAELIFLARLMHQNYNKFLKTVKKEEFLPSYEPIILMRNISVKELSKFEVNKLFLPGFFIAKIPIRHYPYKKIGAQIFGYVGPVSSSQLKEKKYDYLNSSDIVGETGLEYYYQKYLHGKDGEKRVVVNSHGEPIGKIIIKKPVMGANLYTTLDLPLERLAYKLMKKREGAVIAINPNNGKILAMVSTPSFNPFYFSEGISQKRWDKIIKNDQHPLENKAIQNALAPGSTFKVIGALAALSLHLITPKEKIYSGSTFKLGNAVFYNWNPNQKSKINLYRAIAESVDTYFYSIGVKISVNKLANYAFKFGFGRKTGIDLPDENPGFIPTRQLVYKIYHRHWYKGSTLSAIIGQSYDIVTPIQLVTAYSSIANGGNMYRPYLLKKIVSQNGRILKEMKPKLIKHIDIKKSYLSAVKKGLCDVVNKDYGTAVNGRIDGITFCGKTGTAQIISKTYSIYDIKKIPRKYRDNAWFVGFAPLKNPKIAVVVLDMHANFLGANAAVIAKKIVEKYLEQKGLWKPPVRKKVNGKVKSKSKVPSFIYTSF
- a CDS encoding phosphatidylglycerophosphatase A codes for the protein MKKFNLSLFISTFFYVGLFPYAPGTAGSIAGFIVYVLLMRLLNPYEYIIICLFVFTAGVYYSSRAEKLLKVKDPPPVVIDEVLGYFITMAGGFWLPFSILYAFAGLLLFRVFDILKPFPIRYVDEKMGSGLGIMLDDVVAAVFSAIILRFIIILTAGI
- the larE gene encoding ATP-dependent sacrificial sulfur transferase LarE, which gives rise to MENILKDKINNLEKLIENTGKIAVAFSGGIDSTFLLFMSKKVLGNKNVIAITGNSFAIPEKELSFCKERAKELEIKHIVVRTSEFLEESYIKNDRMRCYFCKISLFKTITAYIPKTYGAAVGTNADDALRVNDRPDMLAEKEFDILSPLKEAYFCKSDIRQASKFFGIDIWDKPQTTCLATRIPFGNIITHDKIKMIAASEEILAENGFKEAKVRHYGKLAKIELPKEHAALLVNSGSIGSLIKDIKHTGFKYVAIDLEGYTI